A region from the Canis aureus isolate CA01 chromosome 8, VMU_Caureus_v.1.0, whole genome shotgun sequence genome encodes:
- the AZGP1 gene encoding zinc-alpha-2-glycoprotein → MDTIVSALLSLLLLLGPAVPQETQGGPYSLSFFYTGLSRPSDGFPSFQATAYLNDQDFFHYDSETGKAIPRYPWSQMEGIEDWEKESKLQKAREEIFMVTLKDIMEYYKDKEGSHTFQGMFGCELQNNKNSGAFWRYAYDGRNFIEFNKEIPAWVPQDPAALNTKKKWEAEEVYVQRAKAYLEEECPVMLQRYLEYGKTYLDRQEPPSVSITSHGTPEGIQTLKCWVSGFYPQEIDLHWIQADDTQETKSGGALLPSGNNTYQAWVVMSASPQDLASFSYSCLVKHSSLSQPLTVLWDKRQGAVRAEGSEDTQVQ, encoded by the exons ATGGACACAATTGTGTCTGCCCTGCTGTCCCTGCTACTCCTTCTGGGTCCTGCAGTCCCTCAGGAGACCCAAGGTG GGCCTTACTCTCTGAGCTTCTTCTACACTGGGCTATCCAGACCCAGTGATGGCTTCCCCAGCTTCCAGGCCACTGCCTACCTCAATGATCAGGACTTCTTTCACTATGACAGTGAAACCGGGAAAGCCATACCCCGGTACCCATGGAGCCAGATGGAAGGAATAGAGGACTGGGAGAAGGAGAGTAAACTTCAGAAGGCAAGGGAGGAAATCTTCATGGTGACCCTGAAGGACATCATGGAATATTACAAGGACAAAGAAG GGTCTCATACCTTTCAGGGAATGTTTGGCTGTGAGCTCCAGAATAACAAAAACAGTGGAGCATTCTGGAGGTACGCCTATGATGGAAGGAACTTCATCGAGTTCAACAAAGAAATCCCAGCCTGGGTCCCCCAGGACCCAGCAGCTCTGAACACCAAGAAGAAGTGGGAAGCGGAAGAAGTCTATGTGCAGCGGGCCAAGGCTTACCTGGAAGAGGAGTGCCCAGTGATGCTGCAGAGGTACTTAGAATACGGCAAGACCTACCTGGACCGACAAG AACCCCCCTCCGTGTCCATCACCAGCCATGGGACCCCGGAAGGAATTCAGACACTCAAGTGCTGGGTCTCTGGCTTCTACCCACAAGAAATTGATCTGCACTGGATTCAGGCGGATGATACACAGGAGACTAAGTCGGGGGGAGCCCTTCTTCCCAGTGGAAACAACACTTACCAGGCCTGGGTGGTGATGTCAGCTTCCCCTCAGGACTTAGCCTCCTTCTCCTACTCCTGCCTCGTGAAGCACAGCAGCCTGTCCCAGCCCCTCACTGTGCTGTGGGACAAGAGGCAGGGAGCAGTGAGGGCGGAAGGCTCTGAGGACACTCAGGTGCAGTAG